Proteins from a genomic interval of Natronorubrum tibetense GA33:
- a CDS encoding helix-hairpin-helix domain-containing protein, translating to MSTESTTRCEFCGNADETVTTRPGRGAQALCDTCDAWITERMREMTVVVPDAFTCEERGGDVDPATGRTLALDPSLGVVDALEFTTGISYEAIGKLEAAGFETVSDLWTADRDELLAVPYVEPKDVDAIIQGISTQAVQDFEADLDELDDAKDGTEDVFGELSSEDTGTNEPSEKDPDDDAELL from the coding sequence ATGTCGACCGAATCGACGACCCGATGCGAGTTCTGTGGGAACGCGGACGAAACAGTCACCACCCGACCGGGCCGCGGAGCGCAGGCGCTCTGTGACACGTGCGACGCGTGGATCACCGAGCGGATGCGCGAGATGACCGTCGTCGTCCCCGACGCATTCACCTGTGAGGAGCGCGGGGGCGACGTCGATCCGGCGACTGGGCGTACACTCGCGCTCGATCCCAGCCTTGGAGTGGTGGATGCGCTCGAGTTCACCACCGGCATCAGCTACGAGGCCATCGGCAAGCTCGAAGCCGCGGGGTTCGAGACCGTTAGCGACCTCTGGACAGCCGACCGGGACGAACTGCTTGCAGTCCCATACGTCGAGCCGAAGGACGTGGACGCTATCATCCAGGGGATCTCGACGCAAGCGGTTCAGGACTTCGAAGCGGACCTCGACGAACTGGACGACGCCAAGGACGGTACCGAGGACGTCTTCGGTGAACTGTCCAGCGAAGACACAGGTACCAACGAGCCGAGTGAGAAGGACCCGGATGACGACGCCGAACTCCTCTGA